GAGGGAGAGCTCGCGGCGCTGCTCGAGCGCATGGCCCAGCGCAAGGTAATGGGACTCGGCCTGGTCAACATGCCAGACGGGACGCCAATGACGAAGTTCATGATGCGCGGCGCCATGGATCGTGCGCGCGCCGCAGCAGCGGCCGCTCGGCCCGACTTGGCGGCGCGCATAAAGGAGTTCCAGTTCCGGGATCTGCGTGCGAAGGCCGCGACCGACAAAGACGAATCCGCAGGCATGACGGCCGCGCAGGAACAGCTCGGACACACAACGTCGACCATGACGCGCCAGTACGTTCGGCACCGGAAAGGCAAGCTGGTCAAGCCAACGAAATAGCGTTTTGCGGAAAGCCTACGCGATTGCGGAAAAAGGGGCATGGCTGAGCCGTGTTGCCGAAACCCGCTCCAGTGCTATAATCCCGCCCGGTACGCGGCCATGGCGAAATTGGTAGCCGCAGCAGACTTAAAATCTGCCGCCGAAAGGCGTGCCGGTTCGATTCCGGCTGGCCGTACCACTTTAGTTGAATCCTTGCATGGTGTAGCATGCGCACAGCAAACGCGACATGCGCAACACGAAGTGCAAGGACACGAATTGAACATCACGATTAACGACGAACTCCGTACGTACGTCGACCCCCTCACGCCCGCCGAACACGAAGCCCTGGAACGCAGCCTGCTCACCGAAGGGTGCCGCGAGGCGCTGATCCTGTGGCGCGACGTCCTGATCGACGGCCATAACCGCTACGCCATCTGCTCGCAGCATGGCATCCCTTTCCGCACGGTCCAGAACGACAGCTTCGATTCGATCGAAGACGTCAAGCTGTGGATGATCGACAACCAGCTGGCGCGCCGCAGCGTCACCGACTTCCAGCGTGGCCTGATGGCCCTGCGCAAGAAGGAAATCCTGGCCGCACGCGTGGTCCAGAAAAGCGACGACGAGCTGCAGACCGAAGCCGACCAGGCCGTCCCGTTCTCGCCGCCGTGGAATACGCGCCAGGAAGTGGCGCGCGCGGCGCGCGTGTCGGCCAATACCATCAGCCAGATCGAACGCATCCAGAAGGCCGCCGCGCCGGAACTGGTGGATGCGGTGCGCAGCGGCGCCATCTCGATCAGCTCCGCTGCCAACGTCGCCTCGCTGCCGCGCGAAGCCCAGGTGGCGGCCGTCGCCGGCGGCAAGAAGGAGCTGCAGCAGGCCGCGCGCCAGGTGCGCGAGCAGAAGAGCGCCGCCAAGCCCAAAAAGGACGTCGACACCGGCACGCCCGAGGAGCAGGTCAAGGCCCTCAAGGCCCAGGTCGCCGAGCTGAAGGACCGCGTCGCCACCCTCATCAACGAGAACGAGGTCCTGAAGCAGAAGCTGGTGCTGCTCGGCGAAGCCTGAGTCCGAGCAACGATAACGATAACGATAACGATAATCACCCTGGAGACACCACGATGCAGACTTCCCGCCTGATCGCCTCGACCCTCCTCGGCTGCGCCCTGGGCGCCTTCGCCGTGCTGCCCGTGCAGGCGGCGCAGGAGGCCGCCCGGCCCGCCGTGGCCGGCGCCGCGGCGGCCGCCTTCACGCCCGCCGAACTGGCGCGCCTGAAGCAGGCCGCCCAGCGCGTGACCATCCTGCGCGACAAGTGGGGCATCCCGCACGCCTTCGGCAAGACGGACGCCGATGCGGTGTTCGGCATGGTGTTCGCCCAGGCCGAGGACGACTTCAACCGGGTCGAACTCAACTACATCAATGCGATGGGGCGCCTGGCCGAGGTCGAGGGCGAGCGGGAGATCTGGCGCGACCTGCGCATGAAGCTCTACATCGATCCGGCCGACATGCAGGCCAGGTACGCGGCCAGCCCGGCCTGGCTGAAGAAGCTGATGAACGGCTGGGCCGATGGCCTGAACTGGTACCTGGCCAGCCACCCGCAGGTCAAGCCGAAGCTGCTGACCCGCTTCGAGCCCTGGATGGCGCTGGCCTTCAGCGAAGGCAGCATCGGCGGCGACATCGAATCGATCAACCTGAAGCAGCTGGAAGCCTTCTACGGCAAGCGTCCGGCGTCCGCGCCCGCCGCGCCCGCCGCGCCCACCGCGCTGGCCATGGCGGACCCGGGCAAGGGCTTCGATCCGGAGCCGCAGGGTTCGAACGGCTTCGCGATCGCGCCGCAGCGCAGCGCCGGCAAGCACGCGCTCCTGATGATCAATCCGCACACCTCGTTCTACTTCCGGCCGGAAGTCCACATGGTGAGCGAAGAAGGCCTGAACGCCTACGGCGCCGTGACCTGGGGCCAGTTCTTCATCTACCAGGGCTTCAACGAGCGCCTGGGCTGGATGCATACCTCGGGCGGCGGCGACGTCATCGACGAGTACCTGGAAACCGTGGTCGAGCGCGACGGCAAGTTCTTCTACAAGTACGGCGGCGAGGAACGCCCGCTGCGCAGCAAGACCATCGTGCTGCCTTACCGCACCGCGGACGGCATGCGCAGCCGCAGCGTCACTGCATGGTTCACGCACCACGGCCCGGTGATACGGGAAGAGGGCGGCAAGTGGGTGGCCGTGAAGATGATGGACGATCCGATGCACGCGCTCGAGCAGTCCTACGGCCGCACCAAGGCCCGCAGCTACGCCGACTTCCTGAAGGTAATGGAACTGCGCACCAACTCCTCGAACAATACCGTGTACGCGGATGCGGACGGCAATATCGCCTACTTCCACGGCAATTTCATTCCGCGCCGCGACCCGCGCTTCGACTGGACCCGTCCGGTCGACGGCAGCGATCCGACCACCGAGTGGAAGGGCCTGCACGAGGTCAAGGAGACCGTTACCGTCTTCAATCCGAAGAGCGGCTATATCTCGAACACCAACAACTGGCCCTGCACCGGCTTCGGTGAAAGCAGCCCGGACTGCAAGTCCTATCCGGCGTACATGTGGTCGCTGCCGCAGAACGCGCGCGGCATCCACGCCGAACGGGTGCTGCACGACGCGCGCGACCTGACCCTGGACGGCCTGATCGGCAAGGCCTACGACTCCTACCTGACGGCCTTCGAGCCGCTGGTCCCGGCCCTGCTGAAGGACTGGGACGCGCTGCCGCAAGGTGACGCCCTGAAGGCGCGCCTGGCCGACCAGGTGGCGCTGCTGCGCGGCTGGGACCTGCGCTGGTCGGTGGACTCGGCGCCGACTTCGCTGGCGGTCTACTGGGGCCAGGACATGGTGGCGCAGGCGGCCGCGCGCGCGCGCGCCGAACGCGTGCCGGTGGTCGACTTCATCCAGACCAGGCTCACGTCCGGGGAACGGCTGGCGTCGCTGGCGCGCGCCGCCGACCGGCTGCAGGCCGACTTCGGCAGCTGGAAGACGCCATGGGGCGAGATCAACCGCTTCCAGCGCCTCAGCGGCGAGGTCGACCAGCACTACGACGACAGCAAGCCCAGCATCCCGGTCGGCTTTACCTCGGCCAACTGGGGTTCGCTGGCGTCCTTCGGCATGACGGCGAAGCAGACCACGAAGCGCATCTACGGCGACCGCGGCAACAGCTTCGTGGCGGCCGTCGAGTTCGGCCCGCGTGTGCGCGCGAAGAGCATCCTGGCCGGCGGCGAGAGCAGCGACCCGAAGTCGCCGCACTTCAGCGACCAGGCGGAAATGTACAGCCGCGGGCAGTTCAAGGACGTGCTGTTCTACAAGGCCGACATCGAGAAGCAGCTGGAGCGCAAGTACCATCCGGGGCAGTAAGCCGTGCGCAAACTTTTATGCACCGCAAAGTATGCATAAAAGCCCTGTTGGCACGATTGCAAGCTCTTGTATTCCTGATATCTACTGGTGCCAGCCCAAGGCTGTCCGATCGATGTTCAACAGGAGTGCAATCGTGCGTACCACACTGTCCTTATTCAAATGCTGCTCCGCCGCGGCCCTGCTTTGCGCCGCCGCGGCTGCCCAGGCCGATATCACGGTCTACACCAGCCAGGCCGCTTTCCTGGCCGCGGTGCAGGCGCCGGGCGTCGACACCTACGACGACCTGACGATCATGAACTATGGCGAAAGCCTGGACCGGACCGCCGGCGCCTATGCTTATAACGTCTACTCGGCCACCGGCCTGTATGGCGCGGGCGGGCCCACGGATCACTGGCTGTCGAACAACACGGCCGTCAACCCGATCGTGTTCTCGCATTTCGGCGGCGGCGTGAGCGCCTTCGGCGGCAATTTCTTCGCCTCCGACGTGGCCGGCCAGTTCACCACCGGCAACCTGATCCTGACCGCGATCGACGGTTCGGTGGTGACTTACTCCCTGCAGAATCCCCTGACCACGGACTTCCTCGGCTTCGTCTCGGACACGCCGCTGGCCGCGGTGACGCTCGGCACCTTCGGCGAGATCGCCTGGCCGACCGCCAACAACGTCGTGCTGGCCGTGCCGGAGCCTAGCGCCTACGGCATGCTGCTGGCCGGCCTCGGTTTCGTTGGCCTGATGAGCCGCCGTCGCAGCTGAGCCTGTTGTAGCCGGTGCAGTGCAGCACCGCCCGGATCGGAATCTTCGGTCCGGGCGGTTTTCCATTGCCGGTCCGCTTGCTATAATTTTGCACCTTAACAAGTGGGACACAGGCAGGGCGCGCAGTGGCAAAACTCTATTTCAGATATTCGGCGATGAATGCCGGCAAATCCACCGCCTTGCTGCAGGTGGCCCACAACTACGAAGAGCAGGGCCAGAAGGTCAAGCTGTACACCGCGGCCATCGACGACCGCTACGGCGTCGGGCTGATCACCTCGCGTCTGGGGCCGCAGCGCGAAGTCGACGTGTTCGACAAGCAGACCGACTTCCTGGCCAGCGCGCCGGAGGTGGCCTGCGTGCTGGTCGACGAAGCCCAGTTCCTCACCAAGGAGCAGGTGGTGCAGCTGCACCGCCTGGCCCAGGTGCGCGGCGTGCCGGTGATCTGCTACGGCCTGCGCAGCGACTTCCGCGGCGATCCCTTCCCCGGCTCGGCTTACCTGCTGGCGCTGGCCGACGATATCGAGGAAATCAAGAACATCTGCACCTGCGGCAAGAAGGCGACCATGAACGTCCGCGTCGACGCCGAAGGCCGGCGCGTGCGCGAAGGCGAGCAGGTCAGCATCGGCGGCAACGAGAGCTACCGCCAGGCCTGCGGGCGCTGCTTCTACAAGGGCTGAGAGGGCGCACCGGGATGGTCGACATCCTGTTGTACCTGGCGCCGTCGCTGGCGCTGGCCTTCCTGATCTGGCTGGTGACCTCGCTGCACCCGCTGTTCTTCGTGTTCAGCGCGGCCGGCACCCTGTGCCACGAGCTGGCGCATTTTTCCGTCGGCCTGCTGCTGGGCGCGGAGCCGACCGGCTTCTCGATCGTCCCGCGCCGCACCGGGCGCACCTGGGAGCTCGGCTCCGTCACCTTCGCCAACCTGCGCTGGTATAACGCGGCCCCGGCTGCGCTGGCGCCGCTGCTGGTGCTGCTGGTCCCGCTCGCGGTGGCCTGGTGGCGCACCCGCGGCGCCTGGGGCTTCGGTCCGGCCGACCTGGCCATGACCCTGCTGCTGGCCCCGCAATTCCTGTCCTTCTGGCCCTCGCCGGTGGACTGGCGGCTGGCCGCGCGCAGCTGGCCGTGGCTGGTCATCCTGGCGGCGGCGGGCGCCATGTTCCTGTTCCGACCGAGTCTGTTTCAATTTGTAAAAGCGTGACCGCTGCGGGGCGGCTTCGACTTAAGCTCGGCTGAAGAAGCACACAGGCCGACTCTACGTCGTGCCGCTATCCTGTAGAATTGGTCGCATTCGCGGCCAAGTCCCATTTGGCCATAGCAGCCGCCTTAGCACATTCCGCCCGGAGAAACGAACAATGAAGAAGCAGATGTTGATGGTTGCGCTGGCGTTCGCCATGTCGGCCCACGTCGTGACGGCGCAGCCGGAAAAGGTCCAGACCAATGCGGCCCAGGCCAGTGTGCCCCAGCTGAAGCCGACCCCCGCCCAGACCCAGGCTGCGCTCTGGGCCTCGCGCGTGCTCGCCCGCTACCACTACAAGGCGATGCCGCTGGACGACGTGATGTCGGCCAAGATTTACGACAACTACTTCAAGACCCTGGACAGCGAAAAGCTGTACTTCACCCAGGCCGACCTCGACCAGTTCGCGCCGGCCCGCACCAAATTCGACGATGCGATCAACAACGAGGACCTGACCCTCCCGTTCCAGATCTATAACGTCTACCAGCAGCGCTTCAACGACCGCATGACCTATGCGCGCGAGCTGGTCCAGAAGGGCAATTTCGATTTCAGCGCCAACGAAACGCTGCAGATCGACCGCGAGAAGGCGCCCTGGGCCAAGAACGAAGACGAAGCCCGCGACCTGTGGCGCAAGCGCGTGAAGAACGACTGGCTGCGCCTGAAACTGGCGGGCAAGGACGACAAGGGCATCCGCGAGACCCTCGACAAGCGCTACGAGGGCTACCAGAGCCGCCTCAAGAAGCTGAACAACGAGGACGTGTTCCAGATGTTCATGAACGCCTACGCGACCGCGATCGAGCCGCATACCAATTACCTGGGTCCGCGCTCGGCCGAGAACTTCGACATCATGATGCGCCTGTCGCTGGACGGCATCGGCGCGGTGCTGCAGTCGCGCGACGACTATACCGTGATCCGCGAGGTCGTCCCCGGCGGCCCGGCCGACAAGTCCGGCAAGCTGAAGGTCGGCGACCGCATCGTCGGCGTGGCCCAGGGCAATGGCCCGTTCACCGACGTGATGGGCTGGCGCATCGACGACGTGGTGCAGCTGGTGCGCGGCGAGCGCAATTCCACCGTGCGCCTGGACGTGCTGCCGGCCGACGCCGGCCAGGACGGGAAGCACGTCACGATCCCGCTGGTGCGCCAGAAGATCAGCATGGAAGAACAGTCGGCCAAGAAGCAGATCATCGAAGTGAAAGATAACGGCGTCAAGCGCCGCATCGGCGTGATCTCGCTGCCGACCTTCTACCAGGACTTCGAGGCGCGCCGCAAGGGCGACAAGGACTTCAAGAGCGCCACGCGCGACGTGCAGCGCATCCTTGGCGAGCTGAAGAAGGACAAGGTCGACAACGTGCTGATCGACCTGCGCAACAATGGCGGCGGCTCGTTGATCGAGGCGGTCGAACTGACCGGCCTGTTCATCGACAAGGGGCCGGTGGTCCAGCAGCGCACCGCCGAGGGCCGCGTCGAGGTCGAAAGCGACACCAACGCCGGCCTGGCCTGGGACGGCCCGATGGGCGTGCTGATCAACCGCGGCTCGGCCTCGGCTTCCGAGATCTTCGCCGCCGCGATCCAGGACTATGGCCGCGGCATCGTGATCGGCGAGCCGAGCTTCGGCAAGGGCACGGTCCAGACCCTGATCAACCTCGACCGCTTCTCGCAGAACGACAAGATGAAGTATGGCGAGCTGAAGATGACGATCGCCCAGTTCTTCCGCATCAATGGCGGCACCACCCAGCTGCGCGGCGTGACGCCGGACATCAAGCTGCCGGTGACCTCCGACGCCGAGAATTTCGGCGAGTCGTCCTATGACAACGCGCTGCCCTGGGTGCAGATCAAGCCGGCGACCTACCTGCCGTCGGGCGACCTGAAGGAACTGCTCAGCCCGCTGCAAAAGCGTCACGACGCCCGCGTCGCCAAGGACAAGGAGTTCCGCGACATCGAGCAGGACATCGCGGAAGCCCTGAAGCTGCGCAAGGACAACGTGATCTCCCTGAACGAAACGGTGCGCCGCAAGGAGCGCGAGACCCAGGAAGCCAAGGCCCGCCTGCGCGAATCACGCCTGGCCGGCGCCGATGCCCAGGGCAAGGCCGACGAGCCGGTGGCCGGCCCCGGCAGCAAGGAGCAGCGCGACAAGGCGCCGAATCCGACCGCGCCGAAGAAGACCAACGTCGCGCTGAAGGGCGCGCCGCGCGCCGACGACGGTTTGCAGGGTGACGAGCGCAGCCTGGCGGCGGAGATCGCGGCCGAGAAGGCGGCCAAGAACGCCAAGGACGTGTACCTGCAGGAAGCTGCGCACATCCTGGCCGACGAAGCCGGCATGCTGAAGTCCGATACGCGGATGGCTTCGCGCACCATGCCATACATGTCTATGTTGAAACAAAATGGCAATTAATTAGTAGTTTTAAGACAACATCATATCTGCGTGCCGGGATGTTCCGGCAGCATCCTGAACGAGGCTTCTCCCTGGGGAAAGCCTCGTTTTCATTGATGCCTTCCAATTGAACATTGGCTTTTTTACGGCTGTGATACATTAACTCAGCAATTGTAGAAAAATTAATCTTCATCACTGAGCAAGGAGCGCAATATGACAACTCGTTATCTCATCGCTGCAGCCCTGATGGCCAGCGCTTGCGCTGCCCATGCGGACGTCGTTCCGACGAGCCAGGGCGGCGTCATCAACGGCAGTGACGTCTTGGTGCAGGCCCTGTACGAAAAGGTAAGCGCCAGCATCGGCAGCGATATGAAAGTTTCCCTGAAAAAGGGCGCTGATGGTGTCTACGTGACAGGTCTGAGCACGGCCAAGGCGGCCGCTTTGGCAGGTGACGGCATGTCCGTCATCGGCACACCGGATGGCTTCAAGATCGTCGACAACTCGTCCGTCAACAGCACTGTCGGGGGCGGCGCCAACGTGTCGTTGCCTATGGGAAGTGTCCCTGGGCCTAGCACCAACGCTGGCTCTCCCGCTGGGTCGAACTCGGGTTCGCCCGGCGGGTCGAACTCCGGCGTCGGCCTTGGCAGCGGTCCCGGCAACATGGGAAATGGTAATAGCAACGGCAACGGCAACGGCAACGGCAACGTCGGCGACATCGGCAATGGCAACGGCACCGGCAACGCCGGCGACATGGGCAGCGGCAGCGGCAGCGACAGCGGCCAGGGCCAGGCTGCAGCCGTCCCGGAACCGTCGACCATCGCGCTGATGCTGGCCGGTATGCTGGGCGTCGCCGGCCTCGGCCGTCGTCGCGCACGCTGATCCACAGGCAGTACGGCATCACCACAAAGCGGGCTTCGGCCCGCTTTTTTTTCGTCTACTTTTTCAGGTACAATCTTTGGAACGGTCGTGCTTTTTCCCGTGCGCCAAGAACAAGAGATAACAGGAGACACTGAATGGACCTGAACTATACAAGCGAAGACCTGGCCTTCCGCGACCAGGTGCGCGCCTTCCTGGAGGCCGAGCTGCCGTCCGAGCTGCAGCACAAGGTGCTCAACCACCTGCGCCTCGGCAAGGAGGACTACGTCCGCTGGCACAAGATCCTGGCGCGCCAGGGCTGGGTCGCGCCGGGCTGGCCGGCGCAGTACGGCGGACCGGGCTGGACCCCGGCGCAGCGCCACATCTTCGAGGAAGAATGCGCGCGCGCCGGCACGCCGCCGATCATGCCTTTCGGCGTGAACATGGTGGCGCCCGTGATCATGGCCTTCGGCAGCGAGGAGCAGAAGGCATATTACCTGCCGCGCATCCTGTCCTGCGAAGACTGGTGGTGCCAAGGGTATTCGGAGCCGGGCGCGGGCTCGGACCTGGCCTCGCTGAAAACCACGGCCGTCCGGGACGGCGATCATTACATCGTCAACGGCCAGAAGACCTGGACCACGCTGGCCCAGCACGCCGACATGATCTTCTGCCTGGTGCGCACCGATCCGGGCGTGCGCAAGCAGGAGGGCATCTCCTTCCTCCTGATCGACATGCACAGCCCCGGCATCACGGTGCGGCCGATCGTCATGCTCGACGAAGACCATGAGGTGAACGAAGTCTTCTTCGACAACGTGCGCGTCCCGGCCGCCAACCTGGTCGGCCAGGAGAACCGCGGCTGGACCTATGCCAAGTACCTGCTGGGCCACGAGCGCACCGGCATCGCCGCCGTGGGCCGTTCCAAACGCGAGCTGGCGCGCCTCAAGCGCATGGCCGGCCGCGAGCGCAAGAACGGCCGTCCGCTGATCGAGGACCCGCTGTTCGGCGCCAAGGTGGCGGCCCTGGAGATCGAACTGATGGCGCTGGAGACCACCGTGCTGCGCGTGCTGGCCCAGGCCGCCAAGGCGCCCGGTCCCGAGGCGTCCGTCCTGAAGGTGCGCGGCACCGAGATCCAGCAGGGCCTCACCGAACTGATGGTAGAAGCCGCCGGCCCGATGGCCTTGCCCTTCGACCCAGCCTACCTCGAAGGCGAGGCCGAACACAGCGTCTTCGACGACGATTTCGCCGCGCCGCTGCTGGCGCATTACTTCAACTACCGCAAGACCTCGATCTACGGCGGGTCGAACGAGATCCAACGCAACATCATCTCCCAGATGATCCTGGGCCTGTAAGGAACGGAGACCATGAATTTCGATTTCAAGGAAGAGCAGCTGCAACTGGCCGACGCCCTCAAGCGCTGGATCGCGCGCGACTACGGTTTCGAAGCGCGCCGCGAGATCGTCCGCTCGGCAAGCGGCGTGTCGGAACAGGCCTGGGCCACCATCGCCGAATTGGGCCTGACCGCGCTGCCGGTGCCGGAAGAGCAGGGTGGTTTTGCCGGCGACGCCGTCGACATGTTCGTCGTGATGCAGGAGCTGGGCCGCGGCCTGGTGGTCGAACCGTATTTCGCGACCGTGCTGGGCGCCGAGTTCCTGCGCCTGGGCGGCGGCCATGGCGCGCTGCTGGAGCGCGTCGCGACCGGCGAGCTGAAGCTGGCCTGCGCGCTCGGCGAGCGTCAGTCGCGCCACGACATGCGCGACATTGCCCTTCGTGCCGAAGCGGACGGCGAGGGCTGGCGCCTGAGCGGCGAAAAGAAAGTGGTGCTGCACGGCGCGCAGGCCGGCGTATTGGTGGTGTCGGCGCGCAGCGGCGGCGTCCAGCGCGACGAGGATGGCATCGCCCTGTTCGCGGTGCCGGCCGATGCGCCCGGTTTGCAGCTTACCGAATACCGCATGCTGGACGGCCAGCGCGCCGCCGACCTGCGCCTCGACGGCCTGCGGGTCGGACCGGAGGCCGCGATCGGCCGGCCGGGTGCCGGCTGGGACATCCTCGAAGCCGCGCTCGACTACGGCGCCGGCCTGCTGTGCGCCGAAGCCGTGGGCGCGATGGATGCGCTGTTCGCCGCCACCCTCGACTATCTCAAGACGCGCCAGCAGTTCGGGGTCCCGATCGGCAAGTTCCAGGCCCTGCAGCATCGCATGGCCGACATGTACATCCACCTCGAGCAGGCCCGTTCGATGGCCCTGCTGGCGGCGGTGCGCCTGCGCGGCAGCGACGCGGCGGCGCGCCGCCAGGCGGTGTCCGCGGCCAAGTACCGGGTCGGCCAGGCGGCGCGCTTCGTCGGCCAGCAGGCGGTCCAGCTGCACGGCGGCATGGGCGTCACCGACGAACTGCCGGCCGCGCATTACTTCAAGCGTTTGAGCACGATCGAACTGAGCCTCGGCGATGCCGACCACCACCTGGCGCGCTTCATGGCGCAGCCTGGCTTCACGGGAGCCGCAGCATGAGCCTTGAATGGTATTTCGAAGACTTCTTTGCGGGCCAGGAGATCGATCTCGGCACCTGCAACGTCACCGAAGACGAGATCATCGACTTCGCGACCCGCTTCGACCCGCAGCCCTTCCACGTCGACCGCGAGGCGGCGGCGCAGTCGATCTACGGCGGCGTGATCGCCAGCGGCTGGCACACCTGCAGCATGATGATGCGGCTGGTGGTCGACGGACTGATGGCGAAGTCTTCCAGCATGGGCTCGCCCGGCCTGGACGGCGTGCGCTGGCTGGCGCCGGTGCGCGCCGGCGACACCCTGAACGTGCGCTACCAGACCACCCAGGTCAAGGCCTCGAATTCGAAGCCCGATCGTGGCGTGGTGTGGTCGAAGTGGGTGGCCGTCAACCAGCACGGCGAGACCGTCTGCACCGTCGAAGGCATGGGGATGTTCAGGCGTCGCGCCTTGCCCTGAGCGCTCTGCTAGACGCTTTTTGAGCCGGCGGCGAGGCGGTAGCAGTTGCGCCCGCCCGCCTTGGCCTGGTACAGCAGGGCGTCGGCCGCCTGGACCAGGTCCACGGGCTTGTGCTGGTCGCCCGGCACCAGCGAGGCGATGCCGATGCTGACCGTCAGGCGCTGGCTGGTGGGCGAGGCGGCGTGCGGCAGGTCCAGCATCTCGAGTTCGTGCATCAGGCGCCGCGCGACGCCGGTGGCGCCCTGTTCGTCGAGCTGGGGCAGCAGGATCGTGAATTCCTCGCCGCCGTAGCGCGCCACCAGGTCCTGGCTGCGGGCGGCGGCGCGCCGCATCGCGCCGGCCACCTGGACCAGCGTGCCGTCGCCGGCCGGGTGGCCGTAATGGTCGTTGTACAGCTTGAAGTGGTCGATGTCGACCATCAGCAGCGACACCGGCAACCGGGAGCGTCCGCAGCGCCGCCATTCCATCTCGAGGCGCTCGTCGAAGGCGCGGCGGTTCGCGACCCCGGTCAGGGAATCGGTCAGGATCAGGGCGCGCAGGGCGTCGCGCTGGCGCTTCACGGTCAGCTGGGTGCGCACCCGTGCGCGCACCACCGCGGCGTTGACCGGCTTGCTGATGAAGTCGGCCGCGCCGGCGCCGAGGGCGCGGGTCTCGTCCTCGGGCGAGCTGAGCGCGGTGACGAAGATGACCGGGATGTCGCTGGTCTCGGCGCCCGCGAACAGCTCGCGGCACACGGCGTAGCCGTCCATGCCCGGCATGACGGCGTCCAGCAGGATCAGGTCGGGATGCTGGGTGCGGGCGATCTCGAGCGCGCGCGGGCCATCCATCGCGAACAGCACTTCATGCTCGTCCTGCAGGGCGGCGTGCAGGATCTGGATGTTTTCCATCGCGTCGTCGACCACCAGGATGCGGCCATTGTCGGCCATATCGGTCCAGCTCATCCATCCTCCTTGTTTCCCAGGTTCGCGACGATCTCTCCCACCAGGCCGGCCGCCGCCTCGAAACGCAGCGTGGCGACCGCCTCCGCCAGCGGCGCCACTGCTGCCGGGGCCAGGCGGGCGAGGGCAGGGCGCAGCGATTCGAACTGCGCCATGGCCTTCATGTTGTTATTCTGTAGCAAATCGCGTAAATGCGCCAACGCGTCCTGGAGCGAGGGCTGTTCAATTTCACCCTCGGCAAGATCGCCCGGCGGCGCCTCGGCGGGGACCTCGGCCGGCAGCTCGCGCGCCGCCTCGAGCACGGTCGCCAGCGCGGATTCCAGCCGCGCCAGGCGCAAGGCCAGCGCCGACTCGTCCTCGCCCCGCAGTGCCTGCTCGAGCGCGAGGGATTGGCTGGCGACTTCGGTGGCGCCGAGATTGGCTGCGACCCCGCGCAGGCGGTGCATCAGCTGGCCGGCGCCCGTCCGGTCGCCGCTCGCCAGCAGGCCGCGCACCTCGTGCACCACGCCGCCCTGCGAACGCTCGAAGCGCCGGAGCACGGTGGCGAAGCCGGCGAAACTGCCGCCGAAGCGCGGCAGGGCGGCTTTCAGGTCGATCCCTGGCAAGAAGGCCGGCAGCAGTTCCGGCGCCGGCGCTTCGCCGGCCTGTTGTTCGTGGCCGGCCTCGCCGCGTCCCGTCAGGCGGCGCAGTACGCTCACCAGCTCGTCGACGTCGATCGGCTTGGCGAGGTAGCCGTCCATGCCGGCCTGCAGCGCGCGCCGGCGGTCCGCTTCCATCGCATTCGCGGTCATCGCCAGGATCGGCAGGTCGGCGTAGCCCATCGCGCGGATCGCGCCGGTGGCCTCGAAACCGTCCATCACCGGCATCTGCAGGTCCATCAGCACGGCGTCGAAGTGGCGGGTGCCGTCGGCCAGCATGCTGACCGCGAGCTGGCCATTGCCCGCGAAGTCGACGCTGGCGCCGGCATGCACCAGCACATAGTTGGCCACTTCCTGGTTCAGCAGGTTGTCTTCGACCACCAGCACGCGCAGGCCTGCGAGGCGGCCGCCGAGCGGCGCGGCGGACGGCTGCGCGGCAGGGGCCCCGCCTTCCGACAGGGCCGCCAGCGTGTCGAGCAGCGCGCCC
This window of the Massilia sp. WG5 genome carries:
- a CDS encoding PEP-CTERM sorting domain-containing protein (PEP-CTERM proteins occur, often in large numbers, in the proteomes of bacteria that also encode an exosortase, a predicted intramembrane cysteine proteinase. The presence of a PEP-CTERM domain at a protein's C-terminus predicts cleavage within the sorting domain, followed by covalent anchoring to some some component of the (usually Gram-negative) cell surface. Many PEP-CTERM proteins exhibit an unusual sequence composition that includes large numbers of potential glycosylation sites. Expression of one such protein has been shown restore the ability of a bacterium to form floc, a type of biofilm.), giving the protein MTTRYLIAAALMASACAAHADVVPTSQGGVINGSDVLVQALYEKVSASIGSDMKVSLKKGADGVYVTGLSTAKAAALAGDGMSVIGTPDGFKIVDNSSVNSTVGGGANVSLPMGSVPGPSTNAGSPAGSNSGSPGGSNSGVGLGSGPGNMGNGNSNGNGNGNGNVGDIGNGNGTGNAGDMGSGSGSDSGQGQAAAVPEPSTIALMLAGMLGVAGLGRRRAR
- a CDS encoding acyl-CoA dehydrogenase family protein; the protein is MDLNYTSEDLAFRDQVRAFLEAELPSELQHKVLNHLRLGKEDYVRWHKILARQGWVAPGWPAQYGGPGWTPAQRHIFEEECARAGTPPIMPFGVNMVAPVIMAFGSEEQKAYYLPRILSCEDWWCQGYSEPGAGSDLASLKTTAVRDGDHYIVNGQKTWTTLAQHADMIFCLVRTDPGVRKQEGISFLLIDMHSPGITVRPIVMLDEDHEVNEVFFDNVRVPAANLVGQENRGWTYAKYLLGHERTGIAAVGRSKRELARLKRMAGRERKNGRPLIEDPLFGAKVAALEIELMALETTVLRVLAQAAKAPGPEASVLKVRGTEIQQGLTELMVEAAGPMALPFDPAYLEGEAEHSVFDDDFAAPLLAHYFNYRKTSIYGGSNEIQRNIISQMILGL
- a CDS encoding acyl-CoA dehydrogenase family protein, translating into MNFDFKEEQLQLADALKRWIARDYGFEARREIVRSASGVSEQAWATIAELGLTALPVPEEQGGFAGDAVDMFVVMQELGRGLVVEPYFATVLGAEFLRLGGGHGALLERVATGELKLACALGERQSRHDMRDIALRAEADGEGWRLSGEKKVVLHGAQAGVLVVSARSGGVQRDEDGIALFAVPADAPGLQLTEYRMLDGQRAADLRLDGLRVGPEAAIGRPGAGWDILEAALDYGAGLLCAEAVGAMDALFAATLDYLKTRQQFGVPIGKFQALQHRMADMYIHLEQARSMALLAAVRLRGSDAAARRQAVSAAKYRVGQAARFVGQQAVQLHGGMGVTDELPAAHYFKRLSTIELSLGDADHHLARFMAQPGFTGAAA
- a CDS encoding MaoC family dehydratase, coding for MSLEWYFEDFFAGQEIDLGTCNVTEDEIIDFATRFDPQPFHVDREAAAQSIYGGVIASGWHTCSMMMRLVVDGLMAKSSSMGSPGLDGVRWLAPVRAGDTLNVRYQTTQVKASNSKPDRGVVWSKWVAVNQHGETVCTVEGMGMFRRRALP